A stretch of DNA from Perca fluviatilis chromosome 15, GENO_Pfluv_1.0, whole genome shotgun sequence:
tcataattgtatttagaggttataccagaataggtttacatggtttaaaagGTATGGTAAGATGTTAGATGTGATTTTAATCtaatacactttttttcaacttaagTGATTATTTCCTCACGGTCACGAAGCTCTCTGTTTTCCATGATGCTTCATATTTCATTTGATGCACACCTGTACCTTGACGACAGATGTGGCACTGTCTGACATGGTGGCTCGGACGGTAACACGTTCACCTTTGTGAGTCAGACTTTGGGAGTCTTTAGCTTTACCTCTGACAAACCCTGACTGTGGGTAAGTGACGTTACACATCTCTTCAAAAAGGCTTTCATCACCCTTTCTATTATTGTCGAAGACTCCCACTGCGTACGTGTTCGAGTACATGATGTAGTCATAAGGGACAGAGAACATGACAGCCACTTTTTCAAGGCATTCCTCTTTGGACTTATTCTGGATATCGTAAGTGAAGACTCCAACAGCTCCACGTGCCGAGAAAG
This window harbors:
- the LOC120574923 gene encoding bryoporin-like isoform X2, which encodes MASKGLTYRECTIEIENKCPEFTLCNPQLYTKSGFCKSPLPPTLGPSESGKAQFNKTSFSARGAVGVFTYDIQNKSKEECLEKVAVMFSVPYDYIMYSNTYAVGVFDNNRKGDESLFEEMCNVTYPQSGFVRGKAKDSQSLTHKGERVTVRATMSDSATSVVKVQVCIK
- the LOC120574923 gene encoding bryoporin-like isoform X1, coding for MNIQPQTVNVEDIMASKGLTYRECTIEIENKCPEFTLCNPQLYTKSGFCKSPLPPTLGPSESGKAQFNKTSFSARGAVGVFTYDIQNKSKEECLEKVAVMFSVPYDYIMYSNTYAVGVFDNNRKGDESLFEEMCNVTYPQSGFVRGKAKDSQSLTHKGERVTVRATMSDSATSVVKVQVCIK